A region of Solibacillus isronensis DNA encodes the following proteins:
- the dapF gene encoding diaminopimelate epimerase has product MNIQLTKVHGSGNTFYLYEALYDEQFNFVNITKQLCQPSNNGGADGLLLVLPSSVADAKMRVINADGSEASMCGNGLRCVARYVCEKLNVNEAVIETMHACLKVKREDSIFEQLPTYSVEISPVSFELSSLPMKVDNKKQLRHEIIPAFSEEIPFTAISVPNPHLIGIVDKKYIENTRHQQQLASYLNSENEYCPDGVNVSYVQPLSPNEIFVRTYERGVGFTNACGTAMTASALIASIEGFVTNSKVTVYNPGGFVQCEVSTNEGSWELALIGNATVLGEYEFEIHDEKIQLVHVQPSEEQIQYEKCKLFVNDKIESFL; this is encoded by the coding sequence ATGAATATCCAACTTACAAAAGTTCATGGTTCTGGAAATACATTTTATTTATACGAAGCATTATATGATGAACAATTTAATTTTGTGAATATCACAAAACAATTATGTCAACCATCAAATAATGGTGGTGCAGATGGCTTATTATTGGTGCTTCCTTCTTCTGTTGCAGATGCAAAAATGCGCGTTATCAATGCAGACGGATCGGAAGCTTCGATGTGCGGGAATGGATTGCGCTGCGTCGCACGTTATGTCTGTGAAAAATTAAATGTTAATGAAGCGGTTATCGAAACAATGCATGCCTGTTTGAAAGTGAAACGAGAGGATTCCATTTTTGAACAGCTTCCTACATACTCTGTAGAAATTTCGCCCGTTTCATTTGAGTTATCATCATTACCAATGAAGGTAGATAACAAAAAACAATTGCGCCATGAAATTATACCTGCTTTCTCAGAAGAAATTCCTTTTACTGCGATTTCTGTACCGAACCCGCATTTAATCGGAATCGTTGATAAAAAATATATCGAAAATACGAGACACCAACAACAGCTCGCATCCTATTTGAACAGCGAAAATGAATATTGCCCTGATGGGGTAAATGTCAGCTATGTCCAGCCATTATCGCCTAATGAAATATTTGTCCGAACTTATGAGCGGGGTGTAGGCTTTACAAATGCTTGTGGTACTGCAATGACTGCTTCTGCACTAATAGCCTCTATTGAAGGTTTCGTTACGAATAGTAAAGTAACCGTCTATAACCCAGGTGGCTTTGTTCAATGTGAAGTTTCAACTAATGAAGGAAGCTGGGAATTAGCACTTATCGGAAATGCCACGGTATTAGGGGAATATGAGTTTGAAATTCATGACGAAAAAATACAGTTGGTTCATGTTCAGCCATCTGAAGAACAAATCCAATATGAGAAATGCAAACTTTTTGTGAATGATAAAATAGAAAGCTTTCTGTAA
- a CDS encoding GNAT family N-acetyltransferase, with protein MLKQRELHETAELYELLRHPSVFPFVRQKATSAEEYLFMTKQLIEEEQNGLTISRTIVDDWGAPIGTISIFDIQDGAGFLGTWIGKPYQGIGYNQKAKLAFLNELFFDYDFHTVFLRIREENARSQAAALKLPYVVDAAESNPSLFTEINQGVNKFRLFKIPKDLFYLTTANTHEETEEQAM; from the coding sequence ATGTTAAAACAAAGAGAACTTCATGAAACAGCAGAATTATACGAATTATTACGTCATCCGTCTGTGTTTCCATTCGTACGTCAGAAAGCGACTTCAGCTGAAGAGTATTTATTTATGACTAAACAATTAATAGAAGAAGAACAAAACGGATTAACGATTTCACGTACAATTGTAGATGATTGGGGTGCCCCAATCGGAACAATCAGTATTTTTGATATCCAAGATGGCGCCGGCTTTTTAGGAACATGGATCGGCAAGCCATATCAAGGCATCGGTTATAATCAGAAAGCGAAATTAGCGTTTTTAAATGAACTATTTTTCGATTATGATTTCCATACAGTTTTCTTACGCATCCGGGAAGAAAATGCACGCTCACAAGCAGCAGCATTAAAATTACCTTATGTAGTAGATGCTGCGGAATCAAATCCATCTCTTTTCACAGAAATTAATCAAGGCGTAAATAAATTCCGTCTTTTTAAAATTCCAAAGGATCTGTTCTATTTAACAACTGCAAATACGCACGAGGAAACAGAAGAACAGGCAATGTAA